The Anopheles coluzzii chromosome 2, AcolN3, whole genome shotgun sequence genome window below encodes:
- the LOC120953762 gene encoding uncharacterized protein LOC120953762 isoform X1, whose protein sequence is MFMDDSGIESGDKLESLFIDELASFGEDQLLTDTAAPALLKGPVDSDAESDIYSKLNDFDVVFENPAERPDPIRAAVAAAAAPVPDCDPRLPRHQPSSGAGGRKVLTSDNSTDSFASSTATSSGAPVSSGANGDEGGGQRDHGASTVPQLSTCKILQRKLELKVERAKRNYRQMYHDGGQQDPIEKEPKISSLIPISRLPIPAGRESHQLVDVNTGFNSDDELENVSFFPRPNRKGSGGGSKRQELSDTFSIQEMTIESDNDELDFEQCRKMSDSKGYRKILNRGCSGAAGKDDYLDNDTLDEDDDSQNLELLPPKGGGYALKEQLRRLFCCCFVKSNDFL, encoded by the exons ATGTTTATGGACGACAGTGGCATCGAGAGCGGCGACAAGCTGGAATCGCTGTTCATCGACGAGCTCGCCAGCTTCGGGGAGGACCAGCTGTTAACGGACACTGCTGCA CCTGCGCTTCTTAAGGGTCCCGTGGACTCGGACGCCGAAAGTGACATCTACTCCAAGCTGAACGATTTCGATGTGGTGTTTGAAAATCCGGCCGAACGGCCCGACCCGATTCGAGCGGCCGTAGCAGCGGCGGCCGCTCCCGTGCCCGATTGCGACCCCCGTCTTCCGCGGCACCAGCCGTCCAGTGGCGCCGGTGGACGCAAGGTTCTGACGAGCGACAACAGTACCGATTCGTTCGCTTCCTCGACGGCCACGTCCAGCGGAGCGCCGGTGTCTTCCGGCGCGAATGGAGACGAAGGTGGTGGGCAGCGCGATCACGGTGCCAGCACGGTGCCGCAGCTCAGCACGTGCAAGATATTGCAGCGCAAGCTGGAGCTGAAGGTGGAACGCGCCAAACGCAACTACCGCCAGATGTACCACGATGGGGGACAG CAGGATCCAATCGAAAAGGAGCCGAAGATTAGCAGCCTCATACCGATCTCGCGCCTTCCGATACCGGCCGGGCGGGAAAGCCACCAGCTGGTGGACGTCAACACCGGCTTCAACAGTGACGACGAGCTCGAGAATGTGTCCTTCTTTCCGCGCCCCAATCGGAAGGGCAGCGGCGGGGGCAGCAAGCGCCAGGAGCTGTCCGACACGTTCAGCATCCAGGAGATGACGATCGAGTCGGACAACGACGAGCTGGACTTTGAGCAGTGCCGCAAGATGTCGGACAGCAAGGGCTACCGGAAAATACTGAACCGCGGGTGCTCGGGCGCGGCCGGCAAGGACGACTATCTGGACAACGATACGCTGGACGAGGATGACGATTCGCAGAACCTGGAGCTGCTGCCACCGAAGGGCGGCGGTTACGCGCTGAAGGAGCAGCTGCGGCgactgttttgctgctgcttcgtaAAGAGTAACGATTTCCTGTGA
- the LOC120953762 gene encoding uncharacterized protein LOC120953762 isoform X2 → MFMDDSGIESGDKLESLFIDELASFGEDQLLTDTAAPALLKGPVDSDAESDIYSKLNDFDVVFENPAERPDPIRAAVAAAAAPVPDCDPRLPRHQPSSGAGGRKVLTSDNSTDSFASSTATSSGAPVSSGANGDEGGGQRDHGASTVPQLSTCKILQRKLELKVERAKRNYRQMYHDGGQDPIEKEPKISSLIPISRLPIPAGRESHQLVDVNTGFNSDDELENVSFFPRPNRKGSGGGSKRQELSDTFSIQEMTIESDNDELDFEQCRKMSDSKGYRKILNRGCSGAAGKDDYLDNDTLDEDDDSQNLELLPPKGGGYALKEQLRRLFCCCFVKSNDFL, encoded by the exons ATGTTTATGGACGACAGTGGCATCGAGAGCGGCGACAAGCTGGAATCGCTGTTCATCGACGAGCTCGCCAGCTTCGGGGAGGACCAGCTGTTAACGGACACTGCTGCA CCTGCGCTTCTTAAGGGTCCCGTGGACTCGGACGCCGAAAGTGACATCTACTCCAAGCTGAACGATTTCGATGTGGTGTTTGAAAATCCGGCCGAACGGCCCGACCCGATTCGAGCGGCCGTAGCAGCGGCGGCCGCTCCCGTGCCCGATTGCGACCCCCGTCTTCCGCGGCACCAGCCGTCCAGTGGCGCCGGTGGACGCAAGGTTCTGACGAGCGACAACAGTACCGATTCGTTCGCTTCCTCGACGGCCACGTCCAGCGGAGCGCCGGTGTCTTCCGGCGCGAATGGAGACGAAGGTGGTGGGCAGCGCGATCACGGTGCCAGCACGGTGCCGCAGCTCAGCACGTGCAAGATATTGCAGCGCAAGCTGGAGCTGAAGGTGGAACGCGCCAAACGCAACTACCGCCAGATGTACCACGATGGGGGACAG GATCCAATCGAAAAGGAGCCGAAGATTAGCAGCCTCATACCGATCTCGCGCCTTCCGATACCGGCCGGGCGGGAAAGCCACCAGCTGGTGGACGTCAACACCGGCTTCAACAGTGACGACGAGCTCGAGAATGTGTCCTTCTTTCCGCGCCCCAATCGGAAGGGCAGCGGCGGGGGCAGCAAGCGCCAGGAGCTGTCCGACACGTTCAGCATCCAGGAGATGACGATCGAGTCGGACAACGACGAGCTGGACTTTGAGCAGTGCCGCAAGATGTCGGACAGCAAGGGCTACCGGAAAATACTGAACCGCGGGTGCTCGGGCGCGGCCGGCAAGGACGACTATCTGGACAACGATACGCTGGACGAGGATGACGATTCGCAGAACCTGGAGCTGCTGCCACCGAAGGGCGGCGGTTACGCGCTGAAGGAGCAGCTGCGGCgactgttttgctgctgcttcgtaAAGAGTAACGATTTCCTGTGA